GTAGCCCATGGAATATAAACTACCCATCTTAAGCTAGCGTCTTCTTTGGTATCTCCACTAAGTACATACAAGGTGGATGCCTTTTCTGGCATTTTTAGTTTACCAGACTTTGCTTCTTCTTCTCTGATTTTTTCTACTTGCCCTCTGTCTTTTCCTTCTTTTTTAAGAGCTCGACCTCTCGCCATAAAAGGATCTAAGTTTTTGTGATAACAAGCTACCGAAAAACCCTCTTTGTTTGGGTCATCTGTTAGGCATATAAGGTTATTGGAGCCTGTTTTTAAAGTTTTGAATTCACCAGCTGCGTCGTAGCCCATTACAGATGCATCTGTTCTGTCGCCTTCATCTAAAGCTAAAACGGCATCAGAAATTTGTTGTTCTTGGCTAAGGTTTTGACCAAGTGCTGCATACGCACAAAAAGACAAAAGAAGAGTTAATACTTTCATAAAGCTTATTTTTTTAAAGGTACAATTTAGGATGATTGAGTTTTAAAACATATCAATTTAAGAATATTTCATGGCAGAATACACGATAGTCGACTTTCTTGGTGAATTCGGAGTTTAGAAGGACTTAGATTCGTAATATTGAATTATATTCGCCTTTCAATTTAACTAAACCAATGAAATAATGATTAAAATGAAAAAACAGCTAATGCTGGTAGCGTCAATCTGTTTGATGTTTGCTTTTCAAGCTGAAGCACAAAAGTCAAAAGCGACTTCTCTATTTAACGGAAAAGACTTAACGGGCTGGACTATTTATGGTACAGAAAAATGGTTTGTAGAAGATGGCCTTTTGGTTTGTGAAAGTGGTCCTGATAAAGGTTACGGGTATTTAGGAACTGACGAGAGTTTTAAAGACTTTGAGGTAGAAGTTGATTTTCGTCAGCAAGCCAATGGAAACAGTGGTATTTTTATTCGTTCTTCTATTGAGGGAACTAAAGTTTCTGGATGGCAGGCAGAAGTAGCCCCTCCAGGACATGATACTGGTGGAGTTTATGAGTCTTACGGAAGAGGTTGGTTAATTAAGCCAGACCCAGAAAAAGACAAATACTTGAAAATGGGAAAATGGAATACCATGAAAGTAAGAGTGGTAGGTCCTACCATCACTACTTGGCTTAATGGTCATGAAATGATTACCCTTACAGATGATAAAATAGGAGAGGCCGAAGGTTCTATAGCTCTTCAGATTCACGACGGTGGCGGAATCAAAGTAGAGTGGAGAAAACTTAAGGTGACTAGACTTTAAGACTTGACAAACAAATATATAACTAACAAAACCCTTTCAGTATTGAAAGGGTTTTGTTAGTTTGTGGCAACAGTACACACCACGCTACCCATTTGAACAGCGTCCCAGGGTGTGTCTTTTTTTTGTCCATACAATAAAAGTATATTGCCTTAATTATGTAGGGGGATATAATTAA
This sequence is a window from Arcticibacterium luteifluviistationis. Protein-coding genes within it:
- a CDS encoding 3-keto-disaccharide hydrolase, with product MKKQLMLVASICLMFAFQAEAQKSKATSLFNGKDLTGWTIYGTEKWFVEDGLLVCESGPDKGYGYLGTDESFKDFEVEVDFRQQANGNSGIFIRSSIEGTKVSGWQAEVAPPGHDTGGVYESYGRGWLIKPDPEKDKYLKMGKWNTMKVRVVGPTITTWLNGHEMITLTDDKIGEAEGSIALQIHDGGGIKVEWRKLKVTRL